One region of Acanthopagrus latus isolate v.2019 chromosome 24, fAcaLat1.1, whole genome shotgun sequence genomic DNA includes:
- the LOC119015376 gene encoding RCC1 and BTB domain-containing protein 1-like isoform X1 produces MERCFSVSRDDSAPCSPPPPASSSPPSPHVLPSPRHPPPVPPTSPPPALTPPARRGRLSFSGAMVDVSKWPLFSLLSTEELATIRQACVFGTSANEAIYITHSSEVFAFGLNNSSCLGTGDSLSTIVPKKLDFLRGKKVISLSYGSGPHILLATDDGQMFAWGHNGYSQVGNGTTNQGLSPVLVTANLQNKKVREVACGSHHSMALTHDGEVFAWGYNNCGQIGSGSTANQPYPRKVTGCLQGKTSVGITCGQTSSMAVIENGEVYGWGYNGNGQLGIGNNGNQLTPCRLTGLQGLCIQQIVSGYGHCLALTDEGLLYAWGANTYGQLGTGNKSNHLSPVQIMADKERVVEVAACHSTHTSAAKTQNGQVYMWGQCRGQSIVIPHLTHFTNTDDVFACFATPSVMWRLMSVEPDDFLTVAEALRKEFDSPETADLKFSVDSKYIHVHKAVLKIRCEHFRSMFRSQWTEDQQEVIEIGQFSYPVYRSFLQFLYTDTVDLPPEDAIGLLDLATSYCENRLKRLCQQIIKRGITVDNAFTLLSAAIRYDAEDLEVFCFRFCVNHLTQVTQTGAFWQVDGAMLKEFISRASRCGAFKN; encoded by the exons ATGGAGCGATGCTTTAG tgtcagCAGGGATGATTCTGCTCCCTGCtccccaccacctccagcatcgtcttcccctccttctcctcacgTCCTCCCATCTCCTCGTCACCCCCCTCCCGTCCCTCCCACCTCGCCCCCGCCAGCCCTGACTCCTCCTGCCCGGCGGGGAAGGCTGAGTTTCTCCGGAGCCATGGTGGACGTCAGCAAGTGGCCCTTGTTCTCTCTGCTGAGCACTGAGGAGCTGGCCACAATCCGACAGGCCTGTGTCTTTGGAACGTCCGCTAACGAAGCCATCTACATCACGCATAGCAGCGAG GTATTTGCGTTTGGGTTGAACAACAGTAGCTGCCTCGGCACAGGAGACAGTCTGAGCACCATTGTGCCAAAGAAACTGGACTTCCTGCGGGGGAAAAAGGTCATCAGCCTGAGCTACGGCAGCGGGCCCCATATCCTATTGGCTACTGATG ATGGACAGATGTTTGCTTGGGGGCACAATGGCTACAGTCAGGTGGGGAATGGCACCACCAATCAGGGACTGTCCCCGGTGCTGGTCACCGCTAACCTACAGAACAAGAAAGTGAGAGAAGTGGCGTGTGGCTCGCATCACTCCATGGCCCTCACTCACGATGGAGAG GTCTTTGCATGGGGTTATAATAACTGTGGCCAGATTGGTTCAGGCTCGACAGCCAACCAGCCCTACCCCAGGAAAGTCACCGGCTGCCTGCAGGGTAAGACTTCAGTGGGCATCACCTGTGGACAGACCTCCTCCATGGCTGTGATCGAGAATGGAGAG GTTTATGGCTGGGGCTATAATGGTAATGGTCAGCTGGGTATTGGTAACAATGGAAACCAGCTGACACCCTGCCGCCTCACTGGTCTGCAAGGGCTGTGCATTCAACAG ATTGTGTCCGGCTATGGCCACTGCCTGGCACTAACAGACGAGGGGCTGTTGTACGCCTGGGGAGCAAACACCTACGGCCAGCTGGGAACTGGCAACAAGAGCAACCACCTCAGCCCCGTTCAGATCATGGCTGACAAAGAGAG GGTTGTAGAGGTTGCAGCTTGCCATTCAACACACACCTCGGCAGCCAAGACGCAAAATGGACAG gtGTATATGTGGGGTCAATGCAGGGGTCAGTCCATCGTCATTCCACACCTCACGCACTTTACCAACACCGACGATGTCTTCGCCTGCTTCGCCACGCCCTCCGTCATGTGGAGGCTCATGTctgtgg AGCCCGACGACTTCCTGACTGTCGCCGAGGCTCTGAGGAAGGAGTTCGACAGTCCAGAAACGGCCGACCTGAAGTTCAGCGTTGACAGCAAATACATTCACGTGCACAAAGCTGTGCTGAAGATCAG GTGTGAACATTTCCGGTCCATGTTTCGCTCCCAGTGGACGGAGGATCAGCAGGAGGTGATCGAGATCGGCCAGTTCTCGTACCCTGTCTACAGGTCCTTCCTGCAGTTTCTCTACACAGACACTGTTGACCTTCCACCGGAGGATGCCATTG GCCTGCTGGACCTGGCCACCTCTTACTGTGAAAACCGCCTGAAGCGTCTGTGTCAGCAGATCATCAAGAGAGGAATCACTGTGGACAACGCCTTcaccctgctgtctgctgccatACGATATGACGCGGAG gacctggaagtgttttgtttcaggttttGTGTAAACCATCTGACTCAGGTGACTCAGACTGGAGCCTTCTGGCAGGTGGATGGAGCGATGCTCAAGGAGTTTATCAGCAGAGCGAGCCGCTGTGGAGCCTTCAAGAACTGA
- the LOC119015376 gene encoding RCC1 and BTB domain-containing protein 1-like isoform X2, translating into MVDVSKWPLFSLLSTEELATIRQACVFGTSANEAIYITHSSEVFAFGLNNSSCLGTGDSLSTIVPKKLDFLRGKKVISLSYGSGPHILLATDDGQMFAWGHNGYSQVGNGTTNQGLSPVLVTANLQNKKVREVACGSHHSMALTHDGEVFAWGYNNCGQIGSGSTANQPYPRKVTGCLQGKTSVGITCGQTSSMAVIENGEVYGWGYNGNGQLGIGNNGNQLTPCRLTGLQGLCIQQIVSGYGHCLALTDEGLLYAWGANTYGQLGTGNKSNHLSPVQIMADKERVVEVAACHSTHTSAAKTQNGQVYMWGQCRGQSIVIPHLTHFTNTDDVFACFATPSVMWRLMSVEPDDFLTVAEALRKEFDSPETADLKFSVDSKYIHVHKAVLKIRCEHFRSMFRSQWTEDQQEVIEIGQFSYPVYRSFLQFLYTDTVDLPPEDAIGLLDLATSYCENRLKRLCQQIIKRGITVDNAFTLLSAAIRYDAEDLEVFCFRFCVNHLTQVTQTGAFWQVDGAMLKEFISRASRCGAFKN; encoded by the exons ATGGTGGACGTCAGCAAGTGGCCCTTGTTCTCTCTGCTGAGCACTGAGGAGCTGGCCACAATCCGACAGGCCTGTGTCTTTGGAACGTCCGCTAACGAAGCCATCTACATCACGCATAGCAGCGAG GTATTTGCGTTTGGGTTGAACAACAGTAGCTGCCTCGGCACAGGAGACAGTCTGAGCACCATTGTGCCAAAGAAACTGGACTTCCTGCGGGGGAAAAAGGTCATCAGCCTGAGCTACGGCAGCGGGCCCCATATCCTATTGGCTACTGATG ATGGACAGATGTTTGCTTGGGGGCACAATGGCTACAGTCAGGTGGGGAATGGCACCACCAATCAGGGACTGTCCCCGGTGCTGGTCACCGCTAACCTACAGAACAAGAAAGTGAGAGAAGTGGCGTGTGGCTCGCATCACTCCATGGCCCTCACTCACGATGGAGAG GTCTTTGCATGGGGTTATAATAACTGTGGCCAGATTGGTTCAGGCTCGACAGCCAACCAGCCCTACCCCAGGAAAGTCACCGGCTGCCTGCAGGGTAAGACTTCAGTGGGCATCACCTGTGGACAGACCTCCTCCATGGCTGTGATCGAGAATGGAGAG GTTTATGGCTGGGGCTATAATGGTAATGGTCAGCTGGGTATTGGTAACAATGGAAACCAGCTGACACCCTGCCGCCTCACTGGTCTGCAAGGGCTGTGCATTCAACAG ATTGTGTCCGGCTATGGCCACTGCCTGGCACTAACAGACGAGGGGCTGTTGTACGCCTGGGGAGCAAACACCTACGGCCAGCTGGGAACTGGCAACAAGAGCAACCACCTCAGCCCCGTTCAGATCATGGCTGACAAAGAGAG GGTTGTAGAGGTTGCAGCTTGCCATTCAACACACACCTCGGCAGCCAAGACGCAAAATGGACAG gtGTATATGTGGGGTCAATGCAGGGGTCAGTCCATCGTCATTCCACACCTCACGCACTTTACCAACACCGACGATGTCTTCGCCTGCTTCGCCACGCCCTCCGTCATGTGGAGGCTCATGTctgtgg AGCCCGACGACTTCCTGACTGTCGCCGAGGCTCTGAGGAAGGAGTTCGACAGTCCAGAAACGGCCGACCTGAAGTTCAGCGTTGACAGCAAATACATTCACGTGCACAAAGCTGTGCTGAAGATCAG GTGTGAACATTTCCGGTCCATGTTTCGCTCCCAGTGGACGGAGGATCAGCAGGAGGTGATCGAGATCGGCCAGTTCTCGTACCCTGTCTACAGGTCCTTCCTGCAGTTTCTCTACACAGACACTGTTGACCTTCCACCGGAGGATGCCATTG GCCTGCTGGACCTGGCCACCTCTTACTGTGAAAACCGCCTGAAGCGTCTGTGTCAGCAGATCATCAAGAGAGGAATCACTGTGGACAACGCCTTcaccctgctgtctgctgccatACGATATGACGCGGAG gacctggaagtgttttgtttcaggttttGTGTAAACCATCTGACTCAGGTGACTCAGACTGGAGCCTTCTGGCAGGTGGATGGAGCGATGCTCAAGGAGTTTATCAGCAGAGCGAGCCGCTGTGGAGCCTTCAAGAACTGA
- the LOC119015670 gene encoding RCC1 and BTB domain-containing protein 1-like has product MVDVSKWPLFSLLSTEELATIRQACVFGTSANEAIYITHSSEVFAFGLNNSSCLGTGDSLSTIVPKKLDFLRGKKVISLSYGSGPHILLATDDGQMFAWGHNGYSQVGNGTTNQGLSPVLVTANLQNKKVREVACGSHHSMALTHDGEVFAWGYNNCGQIGSGSTANQPYPRKVTGCLQGKTSVGITCGQTSSMAVIENGEVYGWGYNGNGQLGIGNNGNQLTPCRLTGLQGLCIQQIVSGYGHCLALTDEGLLYAWGANTYGQLGTGNKSNHLSPVQIMADKERVVEVAACHSTHTSAAKTQNGQVYMWGQCRGQSIVIPHLTHFTNTDDVFACFATPSVMWRLMSVEPDDFLTVAEALRKEFDSPETADLKFSVDSKYIHVHKAVLKIRCEHFRSMFRSQWTEDQQEVIEIGQFSYPVYRSFLQFLYTDTVDLPPEDAIGLLDLATSYCENRLKRLCQQIIKRGITVDNAFTLLSAAIRYDAELKQEQLYDNNSGNDIVINFRVTQTGAFWQVDGAMLKEFISRASRCGAFKN; this is encoded by the exons ATGGTGGACGTCAGCAAGTGGCCCTTGTTCTCTCTGCTGAGCACTGAGGAGCTGGCCACAATCCGACAGGCCTGTGTCTTTGGAACGTCCGCTAACGAAGCCATCTACATCACGCATAGCAGCGAG GTATTTGCGTTTGGGTTGAACAACAGTAGCTGCCTCGGCACAGGAGACAGTCTGAGCACCATTGTGCCAAAGAAACTGGACTTCCTGCGGGGGAAAAAGGTCATCAGCCTGAGCTACGGCAGCGGGCCCCATATCCTATTGGCTACTGATG ATGGACAGATGTTTGCTTGGGGGCACAATGGCTACAGTCAGGTGGGGAATGGCACCACCAATCAGGGACTGTCCCCGGTGCTGGTCACCGCTAACCTACAGAACAAGAAAGTGAGAGAAGTGGCGTGTGGCTCGCATCACTCCATGGCCCTCACTCACGATGGAGAG GTCTTTGCATGGGGTTATAATAACTGTGGCCAGATTGGTTCAGGCTCGACAGCCAACCAGCCCTACCCCAGGAAAGTCACCGGCTGCCTGCAGGGTAAGACTTCAGTGGGCATCACCTGTGGACAGACCTCCTCCATGGCTGTGATCGAGAATGGAGAG GTTTATGGCTGGGGCTATAATGGTAATGGTCAGCTGGGTATTGGTAACAATGGAAACCAGCTGACACCCTGCCGCCTCACTGGTCTGCAAGGGCTGTGCATTCAACAG ATTGTGTCCGGCTATGGCCACTGCCTGGCACTAACAGACGAGGGGCTGTTGTACGCCTGGGGAGCAAACACCTACGGCCAGCTGGGAACTGGCAACAAGAGCAACCACCTCAGCCCCGTTCAGATCATGGCTGACAAAGAGAG GGTTGTAGAGGTTGCAGCTTGCCATTCAACACACACCTCGGCAGCCAAGACGCAAAATGGACAG gtGTATATGTGGGGTCAATGCAGGGGTCAGTCCATCGTCATTCCACACCTCACGCACTTTACCAACACCGACGATGTCTTCGCCTGCTTCGCCACGCCCTCCGTCATGTGGAGGCTCATGTctgtgg AGCCCGACGACTTCCTGACTGTCGCCGAGGCTCTGAGGAAGGAGTTCGACAGTCCAGAAACGGCCGACCTGAAGTTCAGCGTTGACAGCAAATACATTCACGTGCACAAAGCTGTGCTGAAGATCAG GTGTGAACATTTCCGGTCCATGTTTCGCTCCCAGTGGACGGAGGATCAGCAGGAGGTGATCGAGATCGGCCAGTTCTCGTACCCTGTCTACAGGTCCTTCCTGCAGTTTCTCTACACAGACACTGTTGACCTTCCACCGGAGGATGCCATTG GCCTGCTGGACCTGGCCACCTCTTACTGTGAAAACCGCCTGAAGCGTCTGTGTCAGCAGATCATCAAGAGAGGAATCACTGTGGACAACGCCTTcaccctgctgtctgctgccatACGATATGACGCGGAG CTGAAGCAGGAGCAACTGTATGACAACAACAGTGGCAACGACATTGTGATCAATTTCAGA GTGACTCAGACTGGAGCCTTCTGGCAGGTGGATGGAGCGATGCTCAAGGAGTTTATCAGCAGAGCGAGCCGCTGTGGAGCCTTCAAGAACTGA